The Aspergillus luchuensis IFO 4308 DNA, chromosome 4, nearly complete sequence DNA window CTTGACTGACAAGGAGCGTTCTTTACCTACGACAGTCCActcattttcctcttcttcttttctttctcgaaCAGAATCTTTAATCTTACCATTTATACTGACGACAGTCTGCCTTGCACAATTGTTGCACAGCAACCGTTGGGGTTCCGCCAAGGGTGTATGGAAGTTTTGGTTATGGATAATGAATTTCGGTAGCATAAAATTTACGGCCTAATATGAACGATAGACCTAGATCACCTAATGGATATTCAATTAGTCTTACTGCACGCAGCTTCCAATATATATGCTTTCTGTTGATTGTTGCCCACCCGTGGCTCGGAGCTCATTCATGTAGAACCACCGGACGTTTCACAGTGTCATGTCAGTGTCACCTATTCAATTGTCACTAGATGTTCTGCAACTTTAGGACCATGTGAGTGTTTGTACCCGGGGTTGCGAATCAATTGTCATGAGGGTGGCTTCATGTCgcctttcttcctccttttctcttctgcccCTACAATGCCTctattccttctttctcggtCTTTCTTATCATTCGAAAATCGCCCCGATCCACCATCCAGGACTGACCACGTCGTTGCGATTGGCCATGAGACTTGCAACTAACTTCATTTTATGTTTGGCTACAATCGTGTGCGCCCGAGAATGGGCGACGTCCACGGACATCGAATCTCAACCattggaggaagatgatgaggttgtCTCTACCGTGAAAGATGTAAGATAGAAATCTGAGGGATAATCGAGAAAGGCGTAGCTAATGAATACTGTGTAGGATGCGGTCAATATAACCTACAAGATTGTTTGTGACGACAGCAGTCAAATGACGACGTGCGATGCGGGCGAGGGAATAACTGTTGTTGATGGGGGACCACAGACCACCGGTATCTCAGATGGCTTGATAGTTGTTGACGGGGACGAGCTGATATCTTCGTAAGTGCCTGCGTCTGTGTTTGTCCTTTGTACTTGCCCACTGAATCTTACTGTCGAAGGCCTGTAACTAGTCCCCATATGATGACACAAACCTTTGGGGAGGAGCACGACACAGTGTCCACAGATACCACACCTGAACCATCTCAAACCGAGATCACCATGTCGTGGAGTAGCTCCAGCCTAGCTGTCTCTACACACATGGTGAGTTTAACAACCACCGGATCGGTCAGTGACACTTCAAGTATCGGGTCTAGTGTTGGGAGTATTCAAGGCAGCATGAGCCTTATGAGTACTCAGAGTCGGGCATCCAGTGCCTCGACCAGCTCGTCCGTACGCAGCACTGGAGCAGCACCGTTAGCGACGGGAGAAgtggccatgatggctggtggtgctgcaaTGGCGTTGCTGGTAGCCGTGTTGTAGGGAGGTACTTTGTGGGGTTGtgatactgctgctactagtTTTGAGGCATAAGTTGTTATGAGAGCACAAGTCTGTATCAAGAAGATGCCTCGCAGTGGGGACCACTGCCGGTCGACTAATGATAATGCACACCATTAACTCTCTGGCTCCGCCCTAATCTTCATCGTAAGATCGGAAACTGACTCTACGATGCAATTTAACGCACAGCTGATCTTTAACGCCGATTGCCGATCGCGCAATCGGCAATACCACCCCGCAGTATCACGGCCCCCCTCTATAAGTGAAGCCCAACCTACTACTGCCTACTGCACTCCCCATTTGCATATCTCTTACTCATAATGACAATCGCACAGCTACAACCAAGCTTCTCGGATCGAACCGATTTCGACAATGCCTCTCGAGGCCTGATCGGCTCCCTCGAACCCGGCATCATCCGAGCAGCCGATGGTCGACCCGTCTACAATAATGATGCTTACCACTTCCTGCAAGAGTCAGAATGCCCGGCTACTGCAAACCCAAAGCTATGGAGGCAGGGTCAATTGGCATCCATGCAGGGACTGTTCGAAGTCACCCCTGGGATCTATCAAATCCGCGGCCTAGACCTCGCCAACATGACAGTGGTCGAAGGCACCGAGGGGGTTATCGTCATCGATCCTCTAACTTCCGTGGaatgcgctgctgctgctctagCCCTGTATAGGAAACACCGTGGCGATAGACCTGTCACTGGGGTGATCTACTCTCATTCCCATATAGATCACTTTGGCGGAGCGCAGGGCGTGCTCCCTGCCGCTGACACACTAAGAGCGAGTCCCATCGCGATCGTCGCACCAGAGGGATTTGTAGAAGAAGCTCTGAGTGAGAACCTGTACGTCGGTCCGGCCATGCGTCGTCGCGCCCAATACATGTACGGAGCTCAGCTACCCAAGGCTACCGACGGGCAAATTGGCTGTGGCATTGGCATGACTGTGTCGTTGGGAACAAACTCGTTTGTGCCTCCAAACACGATTGTCACTTCGACTGGCGAAGAACGTATAATAGATGGCGTACGGATACAATTCCAACTCGTGCCCGAGACGGAGGCGCCCGCGGAGATgaactttttcttccccgacCATGGCGCGCTGTACATTGCCGAGTGTGCAACACACAGCTTGCATAATATCATCACGCTGCGCGGGGCTCTGGTGCGCGATGCGAAAGCCTGGGCGCGGTATTTGGATGAGTCGCTGGTCCTGTTTGGCCAGCAGTCGGAGGTGTTATTCGCGGGCCATAATTGGCCAACCTGGGGCACCACACAGATCGAGCAGTTGCTGTCCGAACAACGAGATTTGTATGCCTATCTACATGACCAGACCGTGCGGATGATGAACCAGGGTCTCACTGGAATAGAGATCGCCGAGACCCTGACCCTCCCGCCGGCGCTGCAGACTGCGTGGCATGCTCAGGGCTTCTACGgatcagtcagtcacaatGTCAAGGGAATCTACCAGCGCTACATGGGATGGTTCGACGGGAACCCAGCACATCTATGGGAATATCCACCCGCCGAGAACGCAAAGAGGTACATTGCCTGTATGGGTGGCATTGACGAAGTGGTCCGCAAGGCAGAAGGATTCGCGCAGAACGGGGATCTCCGATTCGCCGCGACACTGCTGGGACATGCAGTTGCATTTGATGCAAAACATGAACAGGCCCGACGCACGCTGGCATCGGTGTTCGAGCAGTTAGGGTTCGGAGCGGAGAACGCGACCTGGCGGAATTTCTACCTCTCCGCGGCGCGCGACTTGCGCGGGGAGCACCAGCAGCCAAACGCAAATAAACTACCGTCGAGGACCCAGAGTCGCCAGTTGAACCCGCGCCAGTCGGTGGAGCAGTGGTTAACTCTGTTGTCGGTCCGGCTGAATGGGCCAGCCGCGGCGAGCGAGGCATTTGCCCTCGATGTGCATGTGACAGATGAGAAGCAGTGGTGGAGACTGATGGTTAGCAACGGCGTCTTAACCAGCAGAAAAACCTCCGATCGGGCGGCTATTCAAGGCGAGACGAGTTTTACAATGTCTCTGACGAAGCAGCGATTGTGCGAATTCCTGAGCGGCAATGCTGATCTTGGCGACGTCGAACAGGAGGGCGATGAAGCATGGCTCCACCGATTTTTGTCTTTGACAGCGTGATCCGGCAGTTAAGCTGCCCGACCAGTCTATGAGAATGCTATTGGATaaatcatcatccaggtTAAAAACGCCTGCTAAACAGCGTTGCTATTTGTTGTGGACCAATTGTTCGAGGTTCACCATCCCGTGTCTGAGAAAAGCCCTAAGCAAGTCGTCGCAAgcgaagggagaaaaaactGCGCCGCTAAGAGTCGCGAGGCGAAAACGTTGAGAAGGTGGAAAGCGTTGAAGTTTAAATTTGTTCCAGAACAGACTAAGCGCCGAACCATCGGCCGAAGAAGCGAGACTAGACTGTAGTCGGCGAGGGATCAACCCGTGGGGATTGACGGTGCATCTGCAACTTGCAGGTGTCAGGAAGTTCAAGTCGCCCGGGGATCTTGCGACGGCGAGGATGATTATCTTGATCGTAGAGGCTGATAATCAATGCTCAATAATCATTTTTCCTTGATTTTTCAAAACTTCTTCAGCCAATGTGTTCCATGTGTTTGGTTGTTTTTGTTGGGAATTCCCCCCACTGCAAACGGGCGGATCCGTGGAAATTGGCCTCGACTTTGTCCGTTTTCCGCACGCCGCTAGCCCCCCTTGTCTAACGCTGATCCTTTGAGTTCAGATTAGCTGGACTTGTCGCAGAAAATAGTACTTTGTAATAATGGAAAAGAGGTTAATGCCAATAGCGTGGCTACCATGGGTCCATCTCTCCATAATCAAAAGACTTCAGGAACTGCCTTCCCCTGATTGGACAATGGCTGCGTAAGTCAGGAGAGACCCTTTGTCTTTCACAAGGAAAATTTAGATCCCCAATCGTACAAGAGTCGCAGTGTCTGACGCTGCTTCTTTGTttgtttccttcctctccgtgCGAGTCTTCGAATCATGGCTGAACTTCGTAAAGTGCCTGCCAGCCAGGCGGCGGTATGTCTATCcctttcttcaccacctcccttTGAAAAGCCCTAATTGGCTAACAGCTCTTTTTCTACtttgacagcagcagcagcccattCACAATGACGACAATGTTCCCAGTCTGAAGACCCTGAAAGATGCCATTCCTGAAGAATGCTTCGATTCCTCCGTCgtcacctccctcctctaTCTTGCCCGCGACATCCTCTACTGCGCCATCCTCGCCTACGGCGccttccacatccacctcctcccctccctgccCCTGCGCGCCCTCGCCTGGGCTGTCTACGGCTTCTTCCAGGGCTGCGTCGGCACCGGAATATGGATTCTGGCTCATGAATGTGGTCATGGTGCCTTCTCCAAGCACCAGACCTTTAACGACATTGTCGGCTGGGCCGCCCACTCCTTCCTGATGGTCCCCTACTTCTCCTGGAAGATCACCCATGCGCGCCACCACCGCTACACCGGCCACATGGAGAAGGACACGGTCTTTGTCCCTTGGACTGACGACGAgctggccaagaagaagaacgtccgcatcgagcagctcaagcaTCTGACCGAAGAAACTCCCATCGTCTCCTTCCTGCAACTCATCGGCCACCAGCTCTTCGGATGGCAGCTGTACCTCTTCCTGAATGTCACCGCCGGTCCTAAGAGTCTTCCGGAAAATCGTCCGATCCGTGGCGTGGCCAGCCACTTCAACCCCTTCGGCGACCTTTTTACTAGGTCGCAGTACTTCAGCATTGCCTTGACTGATTTGGGTCTGCTTATTATGGGTTCGATTCTGTACTACGCCTCGACACAGATTGGCGCATGGAATGTCGCCCTTTTGTACTTTGTTCCCTATCTGTGGGTGCATCACTGGCTGAGTatgtcttctccttctctccggAGATCGTCAGAGAGGCAAAACTAACACATAAAACAGTCGCAATCACCTACCTCCAGCACACTCACCCCGCTGTCCCCCACTACTCCGCAGAATCGTGGACCTACACCAAGGGTGCCCTTGCCACCATTGACCGGAGCATCGGCTTCATCGGCCGCCACTTTTTCCACGAAATCATCGACTACCATGTTGTGCACCACCTGTTCAGCCGTATCCCCTTCTACAAGGCCGAGGAGGCTACCCGTGCTATCCAGCCGCTCTTGGGAGCTAACTACcacgaggagaaggagagcagTTTCTTGTACTCGCTCATGACTACGTTCCGCAAGTGCATCTATGTTTCggatggcaagaagaacGGCGTGTTGCACTTTGTCCTCCCTGAGGAGGCAAAGTAGGGATGCATGAATCATCTGggtgattgattgttgtGGTGTTTAAGAGTGTGGATTTCTAGTCACATAGAGTACGATATGCATATAGACAGCTGATAGACTTTGATAAGCGATCACAATGTATGATAGACGCAAGACTACTGTTGATATTCTTTCTCTGATAGAAGGACTAAACTTATAGTCCAATAATTGACCTCACGCTCAGCGACGCAAAACATCCATGATCTTGGGGCCCAAACTCTGTTTTgcatctctctccttctcttctgcttttGCTGCGAAACATCAGCATGGTCCGACCACTTTAAAGCAGAGACTTACTTTCGTAATAGTCAAGGTAGCTTTCCATATCCGAATTCACTTTTTCGATGAGCCTAGCTTGGAAAAGCTGCACCTCTTGTCCTTCGGGACCTACGAGGATGGCCTTATACCAGTCGGCTCCATCGTCCCGGTCATTACAGGCCCTGATTGCCAGGCCATGATTCCAAGTCATCGCCCAAACTTTCGCCGAGAAGCTCGCTGGGGCGCCAGGCATGTTGACAGAAGCTATCAATGTGTTAGCTGAGGAAATTGAGTGACATGTCAGCGAGATTGGAAACTTACCTATGCAGCAAAGTATAAcgaagaaggataagaagggTTGCGTCGAGGAATACTTATGAACTGAGAGTGAGAACGATATACGAAATAAGTGTTGTGTTCCACATAGGACAATGATATATTTTGGAGAGCTTATATAGTTATGTCTGTCTGCTGATAGCAGTTTGGAGTCGGAATTATCCGTGTTTATACACTGTCAACCAATGATCATCGTGACTGTTCTGCGACAATAGAACCTGACTACTGGTTATGTTCTCGAGTGACTAGGCAATGAGGGTTCTGTTACATGCGTATGGATATGGCCGTCGACAGCGGGTCTTCATTCATATATGATCATCACACTTGCTAACAGTGAGACATATTGCAGAATGCCAGTCTATGTACACACAAAGAGAGACGCGTGATCGTATattgaaattatatatgaaGGCAGTCCCCGGACAATGCCTATAAAGGAATGCGACCTATCGGAGAGTACAGCAGCATATCAAAGAAACTACTTCCCTACGATAGCATGTATCACCATATCCCTTACACATGATGGTTTAGACGCTGCTAGCCAACAGCCTCCTGACCAACACCAAGGAGAAAAAACCCCATACAGCATATACCATGTCTTACTCCGTAGgcatttccctttccttcggGCAACTCGCGTACAACCTCCACCCATCCCTTTTAACATATAAGACGATTCTGTGTAACCCTTCCAATGAAGTACATGCAACATACCTGCACTCCCGCACAGCCCTTACCCAATCAAGAGCCACCATGCCCCGAACGCGCTCCCACTCCATGCCCTACTCCACCCCCTACCCTTACATTCCAACTTCCCTATACACCCACCCATCCGTTCCCTTCTGCGTCTCCCCTACCATCAACTATTGCCAAAGTgacgcctcctcctctcccccgccCAGCCCACCCCAATCTATCACCCCACGtcccctctccccacccccacagcaaccctcacacccaccaccttcacctccacctaTCCCTCGAAACGACTACCCCAAACTCTACATCCTCGACGGCGACACCGCCGCCGGCCTGGCAATCCGCTACTTCATCCACGAACGCGGCGGCGTCCGCGTCCGCGCCGGCTTCATCGACGTCCAACTCAAAGACCAGATCCTAccctccttcatctgggAACAGGACCACGCCGGCGAACTCCCCATGCTCTTCCTAGACAATCCGACGCATAGACCCGTGCGCAAAGTTGTCGGCTTCGAAGCCATCACCGAGTACATTGATAGCGTGTCGCCCACGGATCGCTATCTATATGGGACTACGGAGCAGGAGCGGGCGTTAATCCGCTCGTGCATTCATTGTCTGCGGCGAGATGTGGTTGAGCCGCTGTATGAGTGGAATAATCATTACTTGGGGAATAAGACTGGTGAAGAAGTCACTGGGTATGCGCCGGTTCCGGGTCGGAGGAGAGCCCTGCAGGAGAGGATTGAGATGACGTTGGaccaggtggaggagaatcTCGAAGGGTTGGAGTATCTCCTCGGGAAGTTTTGCGCCGCAGATGTGTATCTCtttgggatggtggttgcGCATGCGGATCGCTGGCCGTGGttctttgatgatgagagtAGACCTAGAGTCTCTGATTACTTTGCTAGGATGAGTGAACGGCCTATGGCGCATTTGGCGGATGAGTTTTGGGATACTACCCGGACGACGGTGGTGGACTAGGGTGATGTTTGAGGTTGCATGATATTTGGGGATTTTGCTTTGTATATACAGACTGTCAGGTATTATGCGGAGTTGACTTTTGTTAATCTTGTTTGCTTGTTTTAAGTTCGTTTGAGTAGTCCATGTTCGAGTTTAACGGTCTACTATGTGTATCAATTGCCCATGGATCGGGCCATTTACTATGACGGCCCCCAGGTTATGAAATTGAATATACAGCAGTGGTAATCCTGATGACCTTACTCTAATTAGATTGGAAGACCGAGTCGGTATAAAAACCCGCTCGAGCCGTATGAGAAGGTTTCTCAGAAAGTACCAATACCACTATAGTTTCTGTCCCTGAGCTGGGTATCGACTTAGCTTTCGGCATCCTCTCCGTTAGCGCCGTGGCGTCCAACAAGGGGCCTCGGTGATAAACGCCTTATCATTGGCGGCTGTGGGTTAGCGTCTTGTGGCGCCGCTGCAGCATGATAAGGATTACAGCATCATAGCATTGGGACTATAGCTAACTTTGGGCTGCAGGTTGTCGGACAATTATTTAAGGACGTCACAATGGCACTGgaatttttatcttttcaaTGTAACAAGAATCAGAATCGTTGAAATGTCGTCCTTTTCCGCACAGTCCACCAGTGAAGAAGTCTGCCAAGTCCTGGCGGACCATATTAAAGGGAGCAAAGGTATGTCCAACTATCCCTTCTCAGTTTTCCGAATGAAGGAAGGATCTAACTCTCTTAGTCCTAATTACTGGCGTCACACTAGGCAGTGTTGGCGGCGAGGCAGCTCTTCAACTCTCCCGTCACCAGCCGGCTCTCCTGGTCCTGGCCGGTCGCAACCTGCAGACTCTCCAGGCTGCCGAAATTGCCATCAAAGCCGAGACACCGGGTGCAAATACTCGTCTTCTCATTCTAGACCTCAGCTCGCAAAGAAGCGTCCGCAAGGCAGCTGCAGAGGTGAACAACTATCCGGAGCGCATCGAtcatctcatcaacaacgcAGGCATCATGGCGACACCGTACACAACCACCGCAGAGGGAGTGGAACTGCAGTTTGGAACAAACCACATTGGCCACTTTCTCTTTACCAACCTGCTCTTGGGGAGAATGATGAGCGGAGAGTCAAAGGTTCGAGTGGTGAATGTCAGCAGTGCTGGCCATAAGCGTGGACCTGTCAGGTTCGACGATGTGAATTTCGAGGTTTGTTCTGTCCCAAAAATGATCACCCTTCGTATATGAACTGATCAAGGAAGTCTTGGCTAACTCTCGGCTAGAACGGGAAGTGCTATGACAAATGGCAAGCATACGGCCAAAGTAAGACAGCCAATATGCTCTTTTCGGTATCACTGGCGGAGAAAGCAGGGGAGAAAGGGGTGGAGTCATTCAGTCTCTATCCTGGACGACGGGAGACTGGCATTGGAAGGCATTTGAAGCCAGAAGAATGGGTCAAGGCTGGTATGTAGAATTCTGACGTGACAGACATTGTTTGGTAGTGAAGGATGCTAACGTGAACATAAGGATGGAAACATCAGGATGGGAGCATCAACGATGACCCCAAGCTGAACTGGAGAACAGCCAGCCAGGGAGCTGCTACCTTGATTGTTGCGGCATATAATCCAAGCATTTCTGGTAAGCACGCCCCACCAATACTGAGGGGTAGATGTTGATAGATTGCAGACAAAAACGGTTCGTACATGGTCAATAACCAAGTAAATAACGGCGAGGCGGTCGACTACGCTTTGGACCCGAAAAATGCGGAAAAGCTGTGGAAGCTGAGCGAGGAGATCGTTGGCCAGAAATTCGAATACTAAATGTTTCCTATCATATAATCACCTTACGCTGACCGAATCCATCTTGTTCGTTTCAAGGTGTCCCACTGTGCGATGGATAGGCGGTAAGATGTGGATAGGGTGGCTTAGTTGTCTGTCTTGGTATCGTAAGTGAAAGAAGCTTCTGTTACACTCGAGAATGTATTCTCTGTGCTGCTTGAAGTACTGCCGCTGCCAGTATAGTAGTCCCCAGCCCCTTGCCTGCGCATCCGACCTGGCACTGTGATATGCGGTCAACGAAGCGATGGCAGAGACCGGTAGCCTTCGCCAGACGTCGCTCTAATATCGTCGCGGGTACATATTGAGAATCAGGCATTCCTCGTATTACCTTGGCTATCGTTGCATAAATTATTGTCAATCCCAACCAGTGAAATAATAACGGCGGTATATCATCAGCATTGGGTATAACCATTCTCTCTTCCGGTTTGCCACACGGTGTAGGCATGGGCCCCGCTGTGGGCGGCACGATCATAAACATAGGATGGCGACATTCCGACTGCCACTCGTGATACCAACTCAACAGGTTTTGCTCGAGGCCGATTAACACTTTCATCAGGTGTATCGCAGAGTCGCATGTGGTCTTGTTGCGATGAAGCTCATTTTGAGTGTACCTGTGTAATTGGCCTACTTTGTACAGCATATCAAGAAGTATGTCGAATCTATTGGTTGACGGTTCCATACGCGAGAGTAAGGACAAAGAAGGCTCATGATTAACATTGGTACACGTGAGAAGAAACTGGGCCCGGCTTGTCAGATGCGTCAATCAGGAGTAAGATGAGCCTACCTCAATAGTACGGAGTCGGCGCAGATCCTGCGTGTTGAGCAACTCCGTTGCAAAGTTGGATTCACTAGCTAACTTGCCGGCTGCTTGGACGTGGACACTCCATGCATCTTCCTGCCCTGACGGTTGTGCACAGACCTCGTAGAGTGCAAGGATCATGGCAGAGCGGACAAGATCAGAGACGTAGTCTATATCTGTTAGTGTACATATTTGCTGTATCGCTTGCACGTAGTAGTGTCGGCTGTATTGTTCCAGGTTATGATCCTTTCGCAAGGAGGCCACATGTGCAAGTGTCAATGCAGTGAGGGCTGTCCTGACAACTGGCAACACGGACTGACTGAAGGAAGGAAATAGTTTTACCCAGTGAATAGGCGACTGGTTCTTCGGGTCTGGAGCTTCTGGGGGTAAGTAGTCGCGCAGGAAGATCGAGACCAACTGCTCCTGGTTCTGGGCCACTGTCAAGGATCGATTGTTCAATCCAACAATGGTGGTGTCCCATAAAGGAGCGCGACTCCTAAGTTCAGTCAACAAAACTGTCCTCAAGATTAGATACCGAGTAGTAACTCACAGGTCAGAGTAACCTCCACAATCGCGGGCTGAGGATTGGCATCGCATACAAGCTGGCCGGGTCTTGTCGCACTAGCGTGCCCGGGAAGTAAGGCATCAGCACCAATTGTTTCGGCTGATCGACAAAATCATCGCACCTTGACCTTGCGCATCAGACAAGTCCGGCAGCTTTGAGCCCTCCAGGTGCTTCGACCCATCTTCCACGCATGAGCCTGTCCTCAAGCTGTGCGGTTGCATACGAGCCGGATGGttgtcaagaagaagggaaagcgtGAAGGATGGCGAGGCTGACGGATTAGCCGAACGCCGGCACATGACTATGAGAGCTGATTAGTGGACACTAATTCATTTcagctagtatttataactaTCGCATATCCCTTGCTTGCATTTC harbors:
- a CDS encoding glutathione S-transferase family protein (InterPro:IPR036249,IPR036282); translated protein: MPRTRSHSMPYSTPYPYIPTSLYTHPSVPFCVSPTINYCQSDASSSPPPSPPQSITPRPLSPPPQQPSHPPPSPPPIPRNDYPKLYILDGDTAAGLAIRYFIHERGGVRVRAGFIDVQLKDQILPSFIWEQDHAGELPMLFLDNPTHRPVRKVVGFEAITEYIDSVSPTDRYLYGTTEQERALIRSCIHCLRRDVVEPLYEWNNHYLGNKTGEEVTGYAPVPGRRRALQERIEMTLDQVEENLEGLEYLLGKFCAADVYLFGMVVAHADRWPWFFDDESRPRVSDYFARMSERPMAHLADEFWDTTRTTVVD
- a CDS encoding uncharacterized protein (COG:Q;~EggNog:ENOG410PJKV;~InterPro:IPR036291,IPR002347;~PFAM:PF08659,PF00106,PF13561;~go_process: GO:0055114 - oxidation-reduction process [Evidence IEA]); the protein is MSSFSAQSTSEEVCQVLADHIKGSKVLITGVTLGSVGGEAALQLSRHQPALLVLAGRNLQTLQAAEIAIKAETPGANTRLLILDLSSQRSVRKAAAEVNNYPERIDHLINNAGIMATPYTTTAEGVELQFGTNHIGHFLFTNLLLGRMMSGESKVRVVNVSSAGHKRGPVRFDDVNFEVCSVPKMITLRI
- a CDS encoding alkyl/aryl-sulfatase (COG:Q;~EggNog:ENOG410PFZM;~InterPro:IPR036866,IPR029229,IPR036527,IPR044097, IPR038536,IPR001279,IPR029228;~PFAM:PF14864,PF14863,PF00753;~go_function: GO:0018741 - alkyl sulfatase activity [Evidence IEA];~go_function: GO:0046983 - protein dimerization activity [Evidence IEA];~go_process: GO:0018909 - dodecyl sulfate metabolic process [Evidence IEA]), with the translated sequence MTIAQLQPSFSDRTDFDNASRGLIGSLEPGIIRAADGRPVYNNDAYHFLQESECPATANPKLWRQGQLASMQGLFEVTPGIYQIRGLDLANMTVVEGTEGVIVIDPLTSVECAAAALALYRKHRGDRPVTGVIYSHSHIDHFGGAQGVLPAADTLRASPIAIVAPEGFVEEALSENLYVGPAMRRRAQYMYGAQLPKATDGQIGCGIGMTVSLGTNSFVPPNTIVTSTGEERIIDGVRIQFQLVPETEAPAEMNFFFPDHGALYIAECATHSLHNIITLRGALVRDAKAWARYLDESLVLFGQQSEVLFAGHNWPTWGTTQIEQLLSEQRDLYAYLHDQTVRMMNQGLTGIEIAETLTLPPALQTAWHAQGFYGSVSHNVKGIYQRYMGWFDGNPAHLWEYPPAENAKRYIACMGGIDEVVRKAEGFAQNGDLRFAATLLGHAVAFDAKHEQARRTLASVFEQLGFGAENATWRNFYLSAARDLRGEHQQPNANKLPSRTQSRQLNPRQSVEQWLTLLSVRLNGPAAASEAFALDVHVTDEKQWWRLMVSNGVLTSRKTSDRAAIQGETSFTMSLTKQRLCEFLSGNADLGDVEQEGDEAWLHRFLSLTA
- a CDS encoding uncharacterized protein (COG:Q;~EggNog:ENOG410PGBD) is translated as MLFSVSLAEKAGEKGVESFSLYPGRRETGIGRHLKPEEWVKAGWKHQDGSINDDPKLNWRTASQGAATLIVAAYNPSISDKNGSYMVNNQVNNGEAVDYALDPKNAEKLWKLSEEIVGQKFEY
- a CDS encoding uncharacterized protein (SECRETED:SignalP(1-17)), whose protein sequence is MRLATNFILCLATIVCAREWATSTDIESQPLEEDDEVVSTVKDDAVNITYKIVCDDSSQMTTCDAGEGITVVDGGPQTTGISDGLIVVDGDELISSPVTSPHMMTQTFGEEHDTVSTDTTPEPSQTEITMSWSSSSLAVSTHMVSLTTTGSVSDTSSIGSSVGSIQGSMSLMSTQSRASSASTSSSVRSTGAAPLATGEVAMMAGGAAMALLVAVL
- a CDS encoding oleate delta-12 desaturase (COG:I;~EggNog:ENOG410PJJG;~InterPro:IPR005804;~PFAM:PF00487;~TransMembrane:4 (i54-71o77-98i233-253o259-283i);~go_process: GO:0006629 - lipid metabolic process [Evidence IEA]); protein product: MAELRKVPASQAAQQQPIHNDDNVPSLKTLKDAIPEECFDSSVVTSLLYLARDILYCAILAYGAFHIHLLPSLPLRALAWAVYGFFQGCVGTGIWILAHECGHGAFSKHQTFNDIVGWAAHSFLMVPYFSWKITHARHHRYTGHMEKDTVFVPWTDDELAKKKNVRIEQLKHLTEETPIVSFLQLIGHQLFGWQLYLFLNVTAGPKSLPENRPIRGVASHFNPFGDLFTRSQYFSIALTDLGLLIMGSILYYASTQIGAWNVALLYFVPYLWVHHWLIAITYLQHTHPAVPHYSAESWTYTKGALATIDRSIGFIGRHFFHEIIDYHVVHHLFSRIPFYKAEEATRAIQPLLGANYHEEKESSFLYSLMTTFRKCIYVSDGKKNGVLHFVLPEEAK
- a CDS encoding Zn(II)2Cys6 transcription factor (COG:S;~EggNog:ENOG410PYQ3;~InterPro:IPR036864,IPR021858,IPR001138;~PFAM:PF00172;~go_function: GO:0000981 - DNA-binding transcription factor activity, RNA polymerase II-specific [Evidence IEA];~go_function: GO:0008270 - zinc ion binding [Evidence IEA];~go_process: GO:0006355 - regulation of transcription, DNA-templated [Evidence IEA]); protein product: MGRSTWRAQSCRTCLMRKVKCDKTRPACMRCQSSARDCGGYSDLSRAPLWDTTIVGLNNRSLTVAQNQEQLVSIFLRDYLPPEAPDPKNQSPIHWVKLFPSFSQSVLPVVRTALTALTLAHVASLRKDHNLEQYSRHYYVQAIQQICTLTDIDYVSDLVRSAMILALYEVCAQPSGQEDAWSVHVQAAGKLASESNFATELLNTQDLRRLRTIEFLLTCTNVNHEPSLSLLSRMEPSTNRFDILLDMLYKVGQLHRYTQNELHRNKTTCDSAIHLMKVLIGLEQNLLSWYHEWQSECRHPMFMIVPPTAGPMPTPCGKPEERMVIPNADDIPPLLFHWLGLTIIYATIAKVIRGMPDSQYVPATILERRLAKATGLCHRFVDRISQCQVGCAGKGLGTTILAAAVLQAAQRIHSRV